AGAGGGGAGCTCCCGGGTGGTGACGCAGTTCATCAGCAGCCTTTTTCTCGCGGAACCTATCCGCCTTGTTGACGGCGGTTCGCAGAAACGCTGCTTTACCTATATCGATGACGGCATCGCGTGTCTCATGAAGATCATAGAGAACAAGGACGACCGCCTCAACGGCCAGATCTTCAACATAGGCAACCCGAAGAACGAAGCAACCGTGAAGGACCTTGCCGTCAAGCTGAAGACCATGTTCGTAAACGATCCCAGAACAAAGCACTTCACGAAGCATTCCGAGATCATCGAGGTCTATTCCCGCGATTTTTACGGCGAAGGCTATCAGGACATCGACCGCAGGGTCCCCTCGATAGCGAAGGCAAGAGAGTTTGTCGGCTGGGAACCTCTTGTCGACCTCGACAGCGCGCTCAAGAGGACCCTTGATTACTACCTGGAGACCAGTCTCCCCGGGGAAACGGGCAGGTAGGGAACATTTGAGCGGTACGATAGGGATCAAGGTCGATGTGGACACCTTCCAGGGCATGCGCAACGGCGTGCCGGTTCTTCTCGATGTATTCCAGCGCAGCGACATAAACGCAAGTTTTTTCGTCCCCATGGGAAAGGACAACACGGGCAGGACCGTCAAGAGGGTCTTTACCCGCAAGGGTTTTCTCAAGAAAGCGGGACGGGTAGGCGTTGTGAGCACCTATGGCGTAAAGACGCTCATGTACGGCCTTGTATTGCCGGGGCCGCAGATCGCACGCAAGAACATGACCCTTATCAGGAAGATCCTGGATAAAGGGCACGAGTTGGGCATCCACGGCCACGACCATGTTCGCTGGCACGATTCCATCAAGCATTTTGACGAGGCTGAAACGCGCCGCGAGATTGACCGGCTGCTCACCACCTATCGGATGATCATCGGGGAGGACGCCCGTTCCTTCGCCGCGCCGGGATGGATGATAAATCCTGTCGTGCTCAAGGTTTTCGAGGAAAAGGGACTGATGTACAGCAGCGATACCCGGGGTGTATGCCCGTTCTATCCTGAAATGGGGGGCGCCCGATTTTCAATAGTCCAGATCCCGACGACGCTTCCCACACTCGACGAGGTGATAGGCGTCATAAGCGCCGAGGAGAAGCCGCTCGTTGACCATTATCTGTCTCTTCTAACGGATGGCCTCAACATCATGACGGTGCACACGGAACTCGAAGGCAAGCGCTGGAGCGGGTTCCTCGCCGCTTTTCTCGAAGAGGCCAAAAGGCGTGGTTTCGCCTTCAAACGCCTC
This window of the Syntrophorhabdaceae bacterium genome carries:
- a CDS encoding polysaccharide deacetylase family protein, which translates into the protein MSGTIGIKVDVDTFQGMRNGVPVLLDVFQRSDINASFFVPMGKDNTGRTVKRVFTRKGFLKKAGRVGVVSTYGVKTLMYGLVLPGPQIARKNMTLIRKILDKGHELGIHGHDHVRWHDSIKHFDEAETRREIDRLLTTYRMIIGEDARSFAAPGWMINPVVLKVFEEKGLMYSSDTRGVCPFYPEMGGARFSIVQIPTTLPTLDEVIGVISAEEKPLVDHYLSLLTDGLNIMTVHTELEGKRWSGFLAAFLEEAKRRGFAFKRL